From one Thalassoroseus pseudoceratinae genomic stretch:
- a CDS encoding cation:proton antiporter domain-containing protein produces MDVSFAVDSPLYQMAIVLVAGIIAGELFGKVHLPKVTGWISVGILLRATSPYHGEFTGLGGATVGAFKPYMNFVLGYIAFTVGAALHIASLRNSGNRLRLLLIGEAICTPVLVGLAMSMCGMPIRASLLLAAIAIAGAPGTTVLVVQEARARGILTRTLLAAVALIDMVAVGAFAFVASYLAEGSAEGTVWHSTWSTALGSVVTQFGISFAVGSGAALAALGLNRTLVGPAFLGPTMVAVILGAWGGAEGFGVSGILACTFAGIMVSNVQHDVVRSTEAYLHAIGGVLFAAFYTFAGMNLDFSLVMQAAGLVLAFFFARLIGKYVGAFGAMSIAGVPTTVRNNLGMALIPHGGVAVGLVLLVQGDPHLNDVAETVTTVGLAALAINQLVGPSAARFALQRAGEAGMDFPRLLDFLDEHHITTKLSGTTKEEIIRELATQLYASSTPPPIPQDQFVARVLEREALETTCLSEGLMVPHVVLEEGAEMNGILGISSNGIDLGAPDGQPIHAVLLLATPETDRKRHLRVLAAFATAITRDINLREQLYHARSAAHAYAVLHADEAEDINYFLEDAVAHANEDPPSKRGS; encoded by the coding sequence ATGGATGTATCATTTGCAGTCGACAGTCCGCTTTATCAAATGGCCATCGTGCTCGTCGCGGGCATCATTGCCGGCGAGTTGTTCGGCAAAGTCCATTTGCCCAAGGTGACGGGCTGGATCAGTGTCGGGATTTTGCTGCGGGCGACCTCTCCGTATCACGGTGAATTCACAGGTCTTGGCGGTGCTACGGTCGGGGCCTTCAAGCCGTACATGAATTTTGTGCTGGGATATATTGCCTTCACAGTAGGCGCGGCGCTTCACATTGCGAGTCTGAGAAACTCCGGGAATCGGCTTCGACTATTGCTCATCGGCGAAGCCATTTGCACGCCGGTCCTCGTTGGGTTGGCGATGTCAATGTGTGGAATGCCGATCCGAGCCAGTTTGTTGCTGGCGGCCATCGCGATTGCCGGAGCGCCGGGAACAACGGTGCTGGTGGTTCAGGAAGCGCGGGCACGTGGGATTCTGACACGCACGCTGTTGGCGGCTGTCGCGTTGATTGACATGGTCGCGGTCGGAGCGTTCGCGTTCGTGGCGTCTTACCTCGCCGAAGGAAGTGCCGAGGGGACCGTTTGGCATAGTACCTGGTCGACAGCCTTGGGTTCGGTGGTGACTCAATTCGGCATCTCGTTCGCAGTCGGGAGTGGAGCAGCCCTGGCGGCGTTGGGGCTGAATCGGACGTTGGTGGGTCCGGCGTTTCTCGGCCCAACGATGGTGGCGGTCATTTTGGGAGCATGGGGCGGAGCCGAAGGTTTTGGTGTCTCCGGAATTCTGGCATGTACCTTCGCAGGCATCATGGTTTCCAATGTGCAGCACGATGTCGTTCGTTCGACGGAAGCCTATCTCCACGCGATTGGCGGCGTTCTTTTCGCCGCTTTCTACACCTTCGCCGGGATGAATCTGGACTTTAGCTTGGTGATGCAAGCCGCCGGGTTGGTGTTGGCGTTCTTCTTCGCAAGACTCATCGGCAAGTACGTCGGTGCGTTCGGTGCGATGTCCATTGCGGGCGTTCCCACCACGGTTCGGAACAACTTGGGGATGGCCTTGATTCCGCACGGTGGTGTCGCGGTTGGTCTCGTGCTGTTGGTTCAGGGCGATCCACACTTGAATGATGTCGCGGAGACGGTCACCACGGTCGGACTGGCAGCGCTCGCCATCAACCAACTCGTCGGTCCCAGTGCAGCTCGATTTGCATTGCAACGAGCCGGTGAAGCCGGAATGGATTTCCCTCGTCTCCTCGACTTCCTCGACGAACACCACATCACAACCAAACTCTCGGGAACGACGAAAGAGGAAATCATCCGCGAATTGGCAACGCAGCTTTATGCGTCATCCACTCCGCCGCCGATTCCCCAAGACCAGTTCGTCGCGAGAGTGCTCGAACGCGAGGCGTTGGAAACGACGTGTTTGTCGGAAGGCTTGATGGTGCCGCACGTGGTTCTCGAAGAGGGAGCCGAAATGAACGGAATCTTGGGCATCAGTTCAAACGGCATTGATTTGGGAGCCCCCGATGGGCAACCGATCCACGCCGTTCTGCTGCTCGCTACTCCCGAAACCGACCGCAAACGCCACCTGAGAGTGCTCGCCGCGTTCGCGACGGCAATCACCCGCGACATCAATCTGCGAGAGCAACTCTATCACGCCCGCAGCGCCGCCCACGCCTATGCCGTGCTACACGCAGACGAAGCCGAAGACATCAACTACTTCCTCGAAGACGCCGTCGCCCACGCCAACGAAGACCCACCCTCCAAACGCGGCAGTTGA
- a CDS encoding REP-associated tyrosine transposase — translation MSNYRRSREGRMFFFTVVTHERRSILTTDFGRRTLRKPILEVKSQRPFVMTAIVLLPDHLHAIWELPSGDCDYSTRWRRIKSLFTHRWLADGRQAGFVNQSRSSRKEQGVWQRRFYEHTCRDDDDLKRCLDYLHLNPVKHHLVDRVTDWPWSSFHRYVGLGEYDRDWGGSSELYGDEFQDAE, via the coding sequence ATGAGCAACTACCGACGATCTCGTGAAGGAAGAATGTTTTTCTTCACCGTTGTCACGCACGAGCGGCGATCAATTCTGACTACTGACTTTGGACGACGCACGCTACGAAAACCAATCTTGGAGGTGAAATCCCAGCGGCCTTTCGTCATGACAGCAATTGTTCTTCTCCCTGATCATTTGCATGCAATTTGGGAACTTCCATCGGGCGATTGCGACTACTCGACCCGTTGGCGTCGGATCAAATCGTTGTTTACACATCGTTGGCTGGCAGACGGGAGACAAGCTGGTTTCGTCAATCAGAGTCGGTCTTCTCGAAAGGAGCAGGGTGTTTGGCAGCGGCGCTTCTATGAACATACTTGCCGTGATGATGACGATCTCAAACGGTGTTTAGACTATCTACATTTGAATCCCGTCAAGCATCACCTAGTCGATCGGGTTACAGATTGGCCTTGGTCGTCTTTTCATCGTTATGTGGGGCTCGGAGAGTATGACCGGGATTGGGGCGGCTCTTCAGAGTTGTACGGTGATGAGTTTCAGGACGCCGAATGA
- the hisN gene encoding histidinol-phosphatase produces MSETDYESRLKLAVDAAKEASELILKYYQTDNIGLESKSDSSPVTVADRGAEELLRMRIGDAFPDDGILGEEFPPKEGTNGYRWILDPIDGTKCFVAGTPLFGTLIGIERDGKMIAGVCRFPALDEVVYAREGGGAWFQTGDKEPKAAQVSSVDQIENALGCFTELAGWYKIERKELFDKLASSARALRGWGDCYGHMLVATGRAEFSIDPIMSPWDIAALIPIVRESGGYCGDWDGNRIIDGGNGVSTNAAMKDKILGMLK; encoded by the coding sequence ATGTCCGAGACCGACTACGAATCTCGCTTGAAACTCGCCGTTGACGCTGCGAAGGAAGCGAGCGAGTTGATCCTGAAGTACTACCAAACCGACAACATCGGCCTCGAAAGCAAAAGCGATTCCTCTCCCGTGACGGTCGCCGACCGCGGAGCCGAGGAGTTGCTGCGAATGCGGATCGGTGATGCGTTCCCCGACGACGGCATTCTCGGTGAAGAATTTCCACCGAAAGAAGGTACGAACGGCTACCGTTGGATTCTCGATCCGATTGACGGCACGAAGTGTTTCGTCGCGGGCACACCGTTGTTCGGCACGCTGATCGGCATCGAACGTGATGGCAAAATGATCGCGGGCGTATGTCGGTTCCCAGCTCTCGATGAAGTCGTCTATGCCCGCGAAGGCGGCGGAGCGTGGTTCCAAACTGGCGACAAGGAACCGAAAGCCGCCCAAGTTTCATCGGTCGATCAAATCGAAAACGCGTTGGGTTGTTTCACCGAATTGGCTGGCTGGTACAAGATCGAACGGAAAGAACTGTTCGACAAACTCGCCAGCTCCGCCCGAGCGCTTCGCGGTTGGGGCGACTGCTACGGCCACATGCTTGTCGCGACCGGACGAGCGGAGTTCTCCATTGATCCCATCATGAGCCCCTGGGACATCGCCGCGCTCATCCCAATCGTCCGTGAATCCGGCGGCTACTGCGGCGACTGGGACGGCAACCGCATCATCGACGGCGGCAACGGCGTCTCCACAAACGCCGCGATGAAAGACAAAATCCTCGGCATGCTGAAATAG
- a CDS encoding lactate racemase domain-containing protein, with translation MSTPTPLSPDQVRQWISTNVPTAEFQGKRVLLIVPDHTRTAPLPLLFEALHAHLGPAVSQLDVLIALGTHPPMTEEQIDLLLGLSPERRQNEFPNVGLYNHAWDDPNALTTIGTLTKADTERVSDGKLSMDVPVQINARINDYDTLLVLGPVFPHEVVGFSGGNKYFFPGISGPELLNFFHWLGALITNVGIIGVMDTPVRQVVNQAAKMIPVERKCITFVVAPDASPYGLFYGTPEDAWANAAGLSSQVHIVRKPKPFHTVLSCAPPMYDELWVAGKCMYKLEPVVADGGELIIYAPHMHGISITHGAKIEAIGYHVRDYFLKQWDQFKDHPWGVLAHSTHVRGGGTFEDGVEKPRVQVTLASQIPPEVCERINLGYRDPNTIDIEAYADREDEGVLLVRKAGEQLYRLNDQ, from the coding sequence ATGTCCACACCCACCCCGCTATCGCCCGACCAAGTTCGTCAATGGATCAGCACGAACGTCCCCACCGCCGAATTCCAAGGCAAACGTGTGCTGCTGATCGTCCCCGATCACACGCGGACGGCTCCGTTGCCGTTGTTGTTCGAAGCGTTGCACGCTCATCTCGGACCGGCTGTGAGCCAATTAGACGTGCTGATCGCCCTTGGCACACATCCGCCGATGACGGAAGAGCAAATCGATTTGCTTCTTGGACTCTCGCCGGAGCGTCGGCAGAACGAGTTCCCGAATGTCGGGCTGTACAACCACGCCTGGGATGACCCAAACGCCCTAACCACGATCGGCACACTCACGAAAGCCGACACGGAACGCGTGTCCGACGGCAAACTTTCGATGGACGTGCCGGTCCAGATCAACGCCCGCATCAACGATTACGATACGCTCTTAGTGCTCGGCCCGGTCTTTCCGCATGAAGTTGTCGGGTTCTCCGGTGGGAACAAATACTTCTTCCCTGGCATTAGTGGGCCGGAGTTGTTGAACTTCTTCCACTGGCTCGGGGCGTTGATCACGAACGTCGGCATTATCGGTGTGATGGATACTCCGGTTCGGCAGGTCGTTAATCAGGCGGCGAAGATGATTCCCGTCGAGCGGAAGTGCATCACGTTCGTCGTCGCGCCGGATGCCTCACCGTATGGTCTGTTTTACGGGACGCCCGAAGATGCGTGGGCGAACGCGGCAGGGTTGTCGTCACAGGTGCATATCGTCCGCAAACCGAAGCCGTTTCACACGGTGCTTTCGTGTGCTCCACCGATGTACGACGAACTTTGGGTCGCCGGAAAGTGCATGTATAAGTTGGAACCGGTCGTCGCGGACGGCGGGGAACTTATCATCTATGCCCCGCACATGCACGGCATTTCGATCACGCACGGTGCGAAGATCGAAGCCATTGGCTACCACGTTCGCGATTACTTCCTGAAACAGTGGGATCAGTTCAAAGATCACCCCTGGGGTGTGCTGGCTCACTCCACGCACGTTCGCGGCGGTGGCACGTTCGAAGACGGTGTCGAGAAGCCCCGTGTGCAAGTCACGTTGGCCTCACAAATTCCGCCCGAAGTCTGCGAGCGAATCAATCTTGGCTACCGCGATCCGAACACGATTGATATCGAAGCCTACGCCGACCGGGAAGACGAAGGTGTGCTGCTCGTCCGGAAAGCTGGTGAGCAACTTTACCGTCTGAATGATCAATAG
- a CDS encoding HD domain-containing protein has product MANDKLRRQIVFEAARMMYTRQESEYYRAKMKAARKICQGWVKPSELPSNSEIRDEIQRFAFMHEGESRFDKLRDMRVQALWLMRLLREFRPKIIGSVLTGHVRMGSDIDIHVFAQSSESIVGILEDQGLVYDVEHKRVRKHGEERVFTHIHVQDRFPVELTMYSPDKIGYVFKSSITGKAMERASIAEFEQLLEQEYPDLSLDDAMIEAESQIDRFQIYHALMLPMKDVKQSRKYHPEGDALYHSLQVFDLACDELPYDEEFLLAALLHDVGKSIDPTDHVLAALDALKDVCTERTLWLIAHHMDAHKLHDGSIGARARRRLAAHEDYETLQLLGECDRAGRERGVDVPELEDALDYIRDLARTCS; this is encoded by the coding sequence ATGGCGAACGACAAGTTGCGGCGGCAGATCGTCTTTGAAGCCGCCCGAATGATGTACACTCGGCAGGAATCGGAATACTACCGAGCGAAGATGAAGGCGGCTCGCAAAATTTGTCAAGGTTGGGTGAAGCCGTCCGAATTGCCCAGCAACAGCGAGATTCGCGACGAAATCCAACGCTTCGCCTTCATGCACGAGGGTGAATCGCGGTTCGACAAACTCCGCGACATGCGTGTGCAGGCGTTGTGGCTGATGCGGTTGCTACGCGAGTTTCGACCGAAAATCATCGGCAGCGTGCTGACCGGACATGTGCGGATGGGGTCGGATATCGACATCCACGTCTTCGCCCAGAGTTCCGAAAGCATCGTCGGGATTTTGGAAGATCAAGGGTTGGTCTACGACGTGGAACACAAACGTGTCCGCAAACACGGCGAAGAACGGGTCTTCACCCACATTCACGTGCAGGATCGGTTCCCGGTCGAACTGACAATGTACTCACCGGACAAAATCGGGTACGTCTTCAAAAGTTCGATCACTGGGAAGGCGATGGAACGGGCATCGATCGCGGAGTTCGAACAACTTTTGGAGCAGGAATATCCGGATTTGTCGCTCGACGATGCGATGATCGAAGCGGAAAGCCAGATCGATCGGTTTCAAATTTATCATGCTTTGATGTTGCCGATGAAGGATGTGAAACAATCGCGGAAGTATCACCCCGAAGGCGATGCGCTCTATCATAGTTTGCAGGTGTTCGACCTCGCATGTGACGAGTTACCATACGATGAAGAGTTTCTGCTGGCGGCGTTGTTGCACGACGTCGGCAAGTCGATCGATCCGACTGATCACGTGTTGGCGGCTCTCGATGCGTTGAAAGATGTGTGCACCGAGCGAACCTTGTGGTTGATCGCGCATCATATGGATGCCCACAAGTTGCATGACGGCAGCATCGGGGCACGGGCACGACGACGGTTGGCGGCTCACGAGGATTACGAAACGCTGCAATTGCTCGGCGAATGCGATCGAGCCGGTCGCGAACGCGGCGTGGATGTCCCGGAACTCGAAGACGCCTTGGATTACATCCGCGATTTGGCACGAACCTGCAGTTGA
- a CDS encoding radical SAM protein translates to MTDTKIVPLHTDHARTFHTNRFVYPVLSRRSGGISIGVNLNPDKVCNFDCIYCQVDRRSEAETKFVEFDQLFAELDHMLELVTSGQLYQDKKFQSVPENLRRLNDVAFSGDGEPTTYRNFDEIIRRAAELKRGRNLDDVKLVLITNASMFHRPVVAAGLELLDQNNGEIWAKLDAGTAEYYQLIERTKIPFSRILDNISTVAQKRPIVIQSLFMRVQGEPPTPQEIDEYCERLAEVLDAGGQIRLVQVYTVARPPAESFVTPLTKDELDAIATQVQNRCGLETETY, encoded by the coding sequence ATGACCGATACCAAAATTGTGCCGCTGCATACCGACCACGCTCGCACGTTCCATACGAATCGGTTCGTGTATCCGGTGTTGTCGCGTCGCAGCGGCGGCATTTCGATCGGCGTGAATCTCAACCCCGACAAGGTTTGCAACTTCGATTGCATCTACTGCCAAGTGGATCGCCGGAGCGAAGCGGAAACGAAATTTGTCGAGTTTGATCAACTCTTCGCCGAACTCGATCATATGTTGGAACTCGTCACGAGTGGTCAACTCTATCAAGACAAAAAGTTCCAATCCGTCCCCGAGAATTTGCGACGACTCAACGACGTCGCGTTTTCTGGGGATGGCGAACCGACAACGTATCGCAATTTCGACGAAATCATTCGCCGAGCCGCCGAACTCAAACGCGGGCGGAATTTGGATGACGTGAAACTGGTGCTCATCACGAACGCCAGCATGTTTCACCGGCCGGTCGTCGCGGCGGGGTTGGAATTGCTCGATCAGAACAATGGCGAGATTTGGGCGAAACTCGATGCGGGCACGGCGGAGTATTACCAGCTCATCGAACGCACGAAGATTCCATTTTCGCGGATTCTCGACAACATCAGCACGGTCGCTCAGAAACGACCAATTGTCATTCAAAGCCTGTTCATGCGAGTCCAAGGCGAACCGCCCACGCCGCAGGAGATCGACGAATACTGTGAGCGACTCGCCGAAGTACTCGACGCCGGCGGCCAGATTCGGCTGGTGCAGGTCTACACCGTCGCGCGACCCCCGGCGGAAAGTTTTGTCACCCCGCTGACGAAAGACGAGTTGGACGCGATCGCAACTCAAGTCCAAAACCGCTGCGGGTTGGAAACGGAAACCTATTGA
- a CDS encoding type III polyketide synthase — protein MTHRVRSEDARLVKLLSIGTAVPPGSISQTDAATLATQFTHGRYRKTVPALYRRAGVENRHSVICDETPSGPLENAFYPAATDDEDRGPTTATRMQKYATEAIPLAEEACRIAVADSNIDPKDVTHLVTVSCTGFSSPGVDLALVERLGLSRQVARTHVGFMGCHGLLNGFRVGHAFANDPNATVLICAVELCTLHQQYTDDPQQIVANALFADGAAAIVLQQESEPKASPGWSLKGQNSCVIPETSDLMTWKIDDHGFQMTLSPKVPDIIRATLVDWLQNWLSLFGLAIEDIPSWAIHPGGPKIISATGQALELSAEQLVPSQSILKRFGNMSSPTIAFILNELRTNGADGPCVALAFGPGLTVEAALFL, from the coding sequence GTGACCCATCGTGTCCGGTCCGAAGACGCCCGCTTGGTCAAGTTGCTTTCCATCGGCACCGCGGTTCCGCCCGGTTCGATTTCCCAAACTGACGCAGCGACGTTGGCCACTCAGTTCACGCACGGACGTTACCGAAAGACCGTACCGGCGTTGTATCGTCGCGCGGGAGTCGAAAATCGTCATTCGGTCATCTGTGACGAAACACCATCCGGTCCGTTGGAGAATGCCTTTTACCCTGCGGCAACCGATGACGAAGATCGTGGACCGACCACCGCGACACGCATGCAGAAATATGCGACCGAGGCCATACCGCTGGCCGAAGAAGCCTGCCGAATCGCCGTTGCGGATTCGAATATCGATCCGAAAGACGTGACCCATTTGGTGACGGTTTCGTGCACCGGCTTTTCGTCGCCCGGCGTCGATTTGGCGTTGGTGGAGCGGTTGGGGTTATCGCGGCAAGTCGCCCGAACGCACGTGGGATTTATGGGGTGTCACGGGTTGCTCAACGGTTTTCGTGTAGGGCATGCCTTCGCGAACGATCCCAACGCAACGGTGCTGATTTGTGCCGTCGAGCTGTGCACGCTTCATCAACAATACACCGACGATCCCCAACAAATTGTCGCCAATGCCTTATTCGCGGACGGTGCCGCCGCCATCGTCCTGCAACAGGAAAGTGAGCCCAAAGCCTCGCCGGGCTGGTCCTTGAAAGGGCAGAATTCCTGTGTCATTCCTGAGACATCGGATTTGATGACCTGGAAAATCGACGATCACGGTTTCCAAATGACGCTGTCCCCGAAAGTTCCGGACATAATTCGGGCAACGCTGGTCGATTGGCTGCAAAACTGGCTTAGCTTGTTTGGCCTGGCCATCGAAGACATTCCGAGTTGGGCCATCCATCCTGGCGGTCCGAAAATTATCTCTGCCACCGGACAAGCACTGGAACTGTCGGCTGAGCAACTGGTCCCGTCGCAGTCGATCCTCAAACGCTTTGGCAACATGTCGTCGCCCACAATCGCGTTCATTCTGAACGAATTGCGGACGAATGGTGCCGACGGGCCCTGTGTGGCTCTCGCGTTCGGTCCCGGTTTGACTGTTGAAGCGGCACTATTTCTTTGA
- a CDS encoding NAD(P)/FAD-dependent oxidoreductase — MNASSQHTTASDLNDRWDVIIIGAGPAGALTANLLGRSDLRVLLVDAKPLPRAKVCGGCLNARSIELLEHHELSAVLDQSFATPLKTIQLVGTAGHFDWPLPQNLVINRADFDAALVNAAIEAGVTFQPRTLATVLPEADPGSRTVRLQYGGDISEVFGRVVICADGLGQSSLRQLSEFSTKVMPSSRIGLGVVVRDDSEHYPSGRLSMVVSPTGYVGLARTADGRLNIAAAVDAETLASSSPSAVTADILAHCGMPRLAGIESVQWQGTPTLTRSSRRVAANRLLVLGDSAGYVEPFTGEGMSWAMHSAILLAPIARRGIDRWSDALESEWNLTLKTKVVRNQWTCRLISKILRSPRWTGLTLQAVHKVPFLRRRVMSRLAGR, encoded by the coding sequence GTGAACGCTTCTAGTCAACACACAACCGCATCCGATCTGAACGATCGTTGGGATGTCATCATCATTGGGGCGGGGCCAGCCGGAGCACTCACTGCGAACCTGTTGGGACGCTCCGATTTGCGGGTATTGCTCGTCGATGCCAAACCGCTTCCCCGTGCAAAAGTTTGCGGCGGCTGTTTGAATGCCCGCTCGATCGAGTTGCTCGAACACCATGAATTGAGTGCCGTTTTGGACCAATCGTTTGCCACACCTCTGAAAACAATTCAATTGGTGGGGACAGCGGGGCATTTCGATTGGCCATTACCGCAGAACCTAGTGATCAACCGAGCCGACTTCGATGCAGCGTTAGTGAATGCAGCGATCGAAGCGGGCGTGACATTCCAGCCCCGTACGTTGGCCACGGTGCTGCCGGAAGCTGATCCGGGCTCGCGAACGGTCCGGCTGCAATACGGCGGTGACATTTCGGAAGTATTCGGTCGTGTGGTTATTTGCGCGGATGGTTTGGGGCAATCGAGTCTGCGACAACTTTCGGAGTTCTCGACGAAAGTGATGCCCTCATCGCGGATTGGTCTGGGAGTCGTCGTGCGGGACGACAGCGAGCATTATCCAAGTGGACGTCTTTCGATGGTCGTCTCGCCGACAGGGTACGTGGGTTTGGCTCGGACTGCGGACGGACGTTTGAACATCGCGGCTGCCGTCGATGCAGAGACACTCGCTTCTTCTTCCCCATCAGCCGTGACTGCTGACATTCTCGCTCATTGCGGGATGCCGAGACTCGCAGGGATTGAGTCAGTGCAATGGCAGGGGACGCCGACGTTAACTCGATCCAGTCGTCGTGTGGCGGCGAATCGGTTACTTGTGCTAGGCGATTCGGCGGGCTATGTCGAGCCGTTTACCGGCGAAGGCATGTCCTGGGCGATGCACTCGGCCATACTGTTGGCACCGATCGCTCGACGAGGAATCGATCGCTGGAGCGACGCGTTGGAATCGGAATGGAATCTCACACTCAAAACGAAAGTTGTGCGAAATCAATGGACGTGTCGCCTGATCAGCAAGATTCTCCGCTCACCGCGATGGACCGGTCTCACACTGCAAGCGGTTCACAAGGTTCCTTTTCTGCGGCGGCGAGTGATGTCGCGACTGGCCGGCCGGTGA
- a CDS encoding methyltransferase domain-containing protein, whose amino-acid sequence MSERIREDEVMDQPGLDQESHRSALRGLRRVNYWSRTAKRIWPMLRELAKDRKQAQVRVLDLACGGGDVTLALAKQARQTGLPVSLEGWDKSSTAIDFAREAAKSIDLDHVQFQVRDVLADPIEERFDAVICTLFLHHLEVDQAKSLLERMRSAAERLVVVDDLRRTSAGLWLARVGTQILSRSPVVHTDALLSVRAAFTNDEIRELAESAGLNGCEIQPHWPQRFLLSWKRS is encoded by the coding sequence ATGTCAGAACGAATTCGCGAAGACGAGGTCATGGATCAGCCGGGTTTGGATCAGGAATCGCATCGTTCGGCGCTCAGGGGGCTGCGTCGTGTCAACTACTGGAGTCGCACCGCCAAACGTATTTGGCCTATGCTGCGAGAATTGGCGAAGGATCGGAAGCAGGCTCAAGTGCGGGTGCTCGATCTGGCTTGTGGCGGCGGTGACGTGACGCTGGCATTGGCGAAACAAGCTCGTCAGACGGGTCTTCCCGTGAGTTTGGAAGGTTGGGACAAAAGTTCAACGGCCATTGATTTTGCTCGGGAAGCGGCGAAGTCGATAGACTTGGATCACGTACAATTTCAAGTTCGTGACGTCTTGGCTGATCCCATCGAAGAACGATTCGACGCCGTCATTTGCACGCTGTTTTTGCATCATCTAGAAGTCGACCAAGCGAAATCCCTGCTGGAACGAATGCGGTCGGCGGCAGAGCGTCTGGTCGTGGTGGATGATCTTCGGAGAACGTCCGCCGGATTGTGGTTAGCTCGGGTAGGGACCCAGATTCTTTCGCGGTCGCCGGTCGTGCATACCGATGCGTTGTTGTCGGTGCGGGCGGCGTTTACCAACGATGAGATTCGGGAACTTGCCGAGTCCGCTGGTCTGAATGGCTGCGAAATCCAACCCCATTGGCCGCAACGTTTTCTCTTGAGTTGGAAGCGATCGTGA